Sequence from the Candidatus Alcyoniella australis genome:
GTGCAGCCTGCGTTGATAATGCTCTTTTTCTTCGTGTTTTTAGCGAATATCACCGAGACTGTCGCCGGCTTCGGCGGCAGCATCGTGGCGATCACTTTCGGCGCCCACTATTATCCGGTCGCCCAACTGGTGCCGGTATTCATTCCGATCAACGTGCTGCTCAGCGCCTACATCGTGGTGCGCTATCGCCGCCATATCAGACGCGACGAGCTGATCAAGCGGACCTTGCCGGTAACCGCCCTGGGGATCATTTGTGGTTTTGCCCTGTTTGCCACTTGGCACGACGACCGCCTTAAGCCACTCTACGGACTGTTCGTAATCTGCCTCTCGGTGTTCCAGGTGCTACGTCTGGCGCGCGATAAACAGGCGCTGCAGCGGCCCATCGGTAAGTGGACCGCAATCATTTGGTTGTTCAGCGGGGGACTGCTCCAGGGACTGTTCTCCTGCGGCGGCCCGTTGGTTGTGTTTTGCACAACGCGCACCTTGCCCGACAAGCTCGAGTTCCGCAGCACCATGAGCACGTTGTGGCTGATTCTCAACTCGATCCTGGTGGTCAGCCACCTGGCCTTGGGAACGATCAACCTTGAGACCCTTAAGCTTAGCGCGACCATGCTGCCCGCCCTGGCTATCGGCGTGGTCGCAGGCGACTGGCTGCACCATCGCATCTCCCAACATAACTTCCGCCTCGCCACCTATATCCTGCTTTGCGTTGCCGGTTTCGTACTGCTGTTCGGCAGCTAACCTGATTACGAAATTAGCATAGCCCGTTCTTAGTATTACAATTAGTAATTGGCCTCCGTCTATCCCCTGGCATATTGTTAATCATTTGTAACCAATTAGGGCTGAAATTGCAGATTTTTTCTTGTTCCGCACGATCTATTCGATAGGTTATTCGATTAATTTACAATGGATTATCCAAAACAATGGACGGCATTACAAACAATAGGTAATATCGTAATACTACCTTAACTCCAAAGTAATACAGTAATGACAAATCGTCATAAATGCCCCCAACTTAACACATAAAATGTATGATATCAACTAGATAGCTCTTGCGGCCCAATTTATGCTTTAAATAAATCCAGATAGATGGTTTGCGTTTTCGGACAGGTCAATTCGCGTTGGGAGGAACAACTTAGAATTCAGGCAACCGATGCCAGTCTGTTCCGAAGTTCGCATAAGGAGCATGTAATATGGCTGAACGGATGCTGCAAAGAAAGACAGGCGCAATGAAGTCTGAAAGCCAAGTCCTCAAAGCAGAGCACGATGAATATCTGCACAACTTCAGCCTGGGCCGGGGGCCGTCGGATCGGCCGTTGGATTTCGGGCTGGTCATTGCGCTGGTAATCATCTTCTTTATAGAGTTTCTGGTGTTCTTCATGCTGATGCCCTAAGTCCGCGGCCGAGTCTCACCAACGTTAGCGGTTCAGCTCTAGAATATACCCACCACCTTCTGCCCTGATTCTTATCCACCTACAATCCTACCAATCCCCACCGCGGCCGCGGTGCGTCCGGACTCTTTTAAGTGGCGGGCGTTTTAGGTATTATTCGCAGCCGAAGCTGTTTGCCCAATCACATTTTTGGTTACGGAGGCGTGGATCATGCGGGATGTAGTTATCGTCAATGGAGCTAGGACAGCCGTGGGAACGTTCGGCGGATCGCTCAAGGGCGTCAAGGTCACCGACCTGGGTACACTGGTAATCAAAGAAGCGCTCAAGCGCTCCGGGCTCAAGCCGGCGTTGACCGATACGCTCAAGGGGTTCCGGCCCGACGTATTCGGCGATTTCGAGAAGACCGAGCACCAGGCCAAGTTCTTTGATTACGACCAAGGCGCGCAGCCGGTGTACGTCGATGAAGTAATCATGGGCAACGTGCTGCAGGCGGGCCAGGGCCAGAACACCGGGCGGCAAGCCATGATCCGCGCGGGACTGCCCGAGGAGACCAGCGCGATCACGGTTAATAAAGTCTGTGCCTCGGGCATGAAGGCCATCGCCATTGGCGCGCAATCGATCGCCTGCGGCGATGCCGACGTTATAATCGCCGGCGGCATGGAGAACATGAGCCAGGTGCCCTACGCCCTGCCCAAGGCGCGCTGGGGCTATCGGATGGACATGCCCAACGGCGAGCTGACCGACCTGATGGTCTTCGACGGACTGTACGAGATCTTCTACGGCTACCACATGGGCCTGACCGCCGAGAACATCGCCGAGTCCTACGGCATCACGCGGCTGGAGCAAGACGAGCTGGGCGCGATGAGCCATCAGCGGGCGCGCGCGGCGATCAGCGAGGGCCGCGTGGCGGCCGAAATCGTGCCGGTTGTGATGCCCCAACGCCGGGGTGACCCGATCGTGTTCGAGATCGATGAGCGCCCGATGGACACCACTGTCGAAAAGATGGGCAAGCTGCGCACCGTGTTTAAAAAGGACGGTACGGTCACAGCTGGCAACGCCTCGGGGATCAACGACGCATCGGCCGCAGTGCTGCTGATGTCCGCTGACAAGGCGTCGGAGCTGGGCTTGGAGCCGCTGGCCAAGGTCAAGGCCTGGGCCTCGGGCGGCGTGGATCCGGCCTACATGGGCCTGGGGCCGATTCCCGCCACGCGCAAGCTGATGCACAAGATCGGCGCCCAAATCGGCGACTTCGACCTGATCGAGCTCAACGAGGCGTTCGCCAGCCAGGCCATCGCCTGCATCCGCGAGTTGGGGGTGGACATGGACAAGACCAACCTCAACGGCTCGGGGATCAGCATCGGCCATCCCATTGGCTGCACCGGCGCACGGATCGTCTACACCCTGGCCATGCAGCTCAAGGCCGCTGACAAAAACCTGGGCCTGGCCAGCCTGTGCATCGGCGGCGGCCAAGGCATGAGCATGGTTCTGGAACGCTAAGCCAACCCCTTTCCTGCCAATCCAAGGGCCGGGGCAACCCGGCCCTTTTTGTATCTACCTGCCCGACTATCCAAATTCGCAGATGGGTTTCTTACTTATTAATTAGGAATCGATGCGAATGAGTGCCTGCAAAGTACTACGAAGCTTTAGCTAGAGGTTATGGGTGTCCACCAAACTCCTTCTTGGCGAACTTGTAAGTAATCCTTACAAGTTGCCGCCTCCTCCAACTCGCCCTGGTCCAGTATGTTGCGGATATGATGGCTAATATTGGGAACCGTGGTCTGAAACAGCTCTGCCATACCCGCCTGAGTCAGCCAGACGGTTTGCGCCTCAACCCGGACCTGGATGCGGCTCTGGCCGTCCTCGCCGCGATAGATGGCGATATCCGAACTCGGCTTAGTCTGATTTGTCGAGCCCTTCGTCATCGCCCCGTCTCTTGTTTCATTAACTTTCACGCCACCTTCGGGGGAGTATATCAGGTGTCCTTTGCTTTAAAAACAAAATCAAATATCAAGGTAAATCCTGCCTGAATACCGAGAGCTCACATAACCCCTGGAACGCCCAACATGTAATATTCATTTAGAAACAAGTTGTTATACAATAATTAAGTATCGTGTCCGTGGAACTACCCCCTCGGCTTAAGGGAAAGTGCTTGTTAATCAACTAGATACAAAATAATTAAGTATCGTGTCCCTGGGATTACGCTAAAATCAACTTGGACCGAATTTTCGGAACCCACGACCCACGGGCTTGCTACCATTCGGTTGTTAGTAGACCAAATATCGATAATCCCCATACAACAGTGCCTATAATAATACACACGATATGACCGGTGGACCAGCTATGGTATTTTTCATTTGGATTCCGGATAATACTAATACTATTGATGTATTTTTGTACAGGGACAAGGAATAAAAACGATGGGATGAATGGAAATATTATTGTTGACAAGGCTCCGGGAATTCTGGCGACAAGATTTGAGCCGATCGTCATGATGATCCACCCGGTGGCGAGATAGCCGGGAGTGAAAGAGGGCAATTGGAGTGAGTTGGCCTCTTGATCGTCATGAATTCTGCGCAAGAGACTGTGGCAGAAGAAAATTCCCCAGACTCCGCGCCAGAAAGGCCTAATTCTCAGATCGTATCTTTCCTTGAGATAGCTCCAATTTTTGTAGATCCAATAAATTTCGTATAACCCAACAGTCAGAATCGACAGAACAATTAATCGGCTGATGGGAATATAAAGAAACAGGGGTTCTGTCGCATTGGCCGTATCCCTTTCTTCTTCTTCTTCTTCTTCTTCTTCTTGAAGGCGATCTGACGCCATTCTCGAATGAACGAAATCCAATCCCCCACGGCGCGATAGTTCCTCTTGAGCCATGGAAATCGCCTCCGGTAGATAATCGGATGTATTTTTAAGCATGTCCAATAATTGTTCGTCGGAAAAATTCTGAATCCGCAATTGCAGCTCGGAATCGGTTCCCATGTCTGGACCTCCTTTGTTATCCTGCTCCAGGAATTCCGAGGACATGATATCTAATTATCAGCCCACCGATCGATTACGAATAATTACCGCATCCGCATATCCCAATCGTGTTGGAAGCTGCAAAGCGGCAACCATCTAATTGGATAGCATTCGTCTAACAGTATGTCAATTAAATTCGCTTGGCGTGCTAGAAAAACATCTCGTTGGGGTCGAGGGTCAGTTCGATGCCCAGGACATGGTGCAGGATCAGCAGCAGCAGCAGGGTGCACAGAACCAGCAGGGCCAGGGCCACGAAGCCCATGCCGGCCAGGGTTGCCACGCTGACCAGGCCAGCCACGGTCACCAGGGTGCGCAGCACTGGCGGGGCTTTATCAAACGGCGGGGACGGGTGTTTAATCAGGTCGGTGATTGTGGCCTGTCCGCCTTTGGCTTGTGCGCCGAACGACTCGGTGGCACGGCGTCTGAACTCTTCAAACATCTCTGCGGCGGAGCGCATTAGTTCTCCAAGGTAAAGCGGATCGGCAGTGTGGCCCAGCAGTCAACGGCGTGGCCGTTGATGGTCGGTTTCTCATAGCGCCATTTGCGCACTGCCGCAACAGCCGAATCCTCGAACCCGAAGTTTCCGCCGGGCCCCTGGACTACTTGCACCTGCTGCACCTTGCCCTCGCTGGTAATCAGGATGCGCAAAATCACGCGTCCCTCTTTGCCTGCGCGGCGCGCCAATGTCGGGTAAGTCGGTTTAATCATGCGCGTGGGTTTGGGCGGATGGTCGAGCTCGGTGGCCTCGTGAATCCCGGGCGGCAGCCCGGCATAGCCATGCACGTCATTGGGATCGGTGAACTCGTCCTCCATATCTTTCATCAGCGTATTGCCCACACGCACGGCCACGCTCGAATCGCCGTCAGTCACCGAGTCGTCGGTCACGCCGAACACCGGCTTGGGCGGCTCCTCGGGCGGCGGCTCGTCAACCTGCTCGTTGGGCGGCGGCAGCGTGGTGGGGGTCGGCCGCGGAGTGGGAACCGCGGGCGGCGGGGTCGGCTCGGGAGCGACGGGTTCCGGGGTCGGCTCGGGCGCTGTGACCATCAGGTCGACCACGTACGATTCTTTGGACGGCTCGTCGCCAATGGCGACAAAGCCCGCCAGCAACAGGCCGTGCACCAGCAGCGAGCCGATCAGCGCCGCGCGGAAGATCCAAGGGCGCCGCGGAGGTTCGGGCTCAATCCTCATCGTCCCCTGCGGATTGGTCGGGCTCGGCGGGCACATCAGACTCGACGTTGAGCGCGAATTTGCGCACGCCGTGTTGCCGCACCAGGTCGATCAGGTGCACCACGTTGCCGTGGTAGACCATCTTGTCGGCGCTGATTACAACCTGCAGGTCCGGGCTGTTGACCAGGCGTTGTTTGATGTAGTCGACGATCTGCGCCTCGTCCGTGGGCGCGCCGTTGAGAAACAGGTCGCCCTCGGCCGTGGCCACGATGGAGAACGTCTGCGGGTCGGAACTCTCGGCAGTCACCGCCTTGGGCAGCTCGACCTTGATCGAGGGCGAGACGATGAACGTGGCCGTGACCATGAAGATGATCAGCAGCACCAGGGTGATGTCCACCAGCGGCGTGACGTTGATGTTGGTGATCGACTCTTCGGAGTCGCGGTGGTTGCCCGCCATCTTACTTCCCGTGCGCGCGCTTGGCGTAGGCCAGCACGATCTTGGCGTTGGCCTCGGCCTCGTCCAGCAGCAGCCGCGCGCGTCCCTTGAGCCAGTTGTAGACGATCACGGCTGGGATCGCCACGAACAGGCCCACGGCCGTGGCGATCAAGGCCTCGGAGATGCCCGCCATCACGGTCTGCGGCCCCTGGCTGGTGGCTATCGACAAATCGTGAAACGCCTTGATAATGCCCATCACCGTGCCCAGCAGTCCGACGAACGGCGCGTTGTTGCCGATCGTTCCCAAGATAATTAGACGCCGCTCGAGCCTGCTGCGTTCCAAAATCAGTCGGCCCTCGATTACCTCTTCGATGGTGCCGGGGCCCTCGTCGAAGTTTTGCAGGCCCTCGCGGATCAATGCGGCGTTTACCCCGCGCACGTCGGTGACCGCGGCCAGAGCCGACTTGACGTCGCCGGCCTGGAGCAGCCCGACCAGCTTGGCGCGGAAGCCGGGACCCAGCGGGTTCTCGCGGCGGTACTGCACGTACTTCTCGATGGTCACGAACACGCTGAGAAACGACATCAGGAACAGCACGTAGAGCAGCGCGCGCGCGCCGGCCATGCTGACGCTGATCAGCCGCCGCTCAATGCCGTTGCGGCCGGTCATGCCCAGCTCGCCCGGGGTCGGTTCGGCCACGGCCGGGCTCGGTTCGGCTGTGGGAATCGGTTCGGCCTGGGTTTGGTCTCCTGCCCCCTCGGCCACGGTCTGCGCCTCGGTCTGGGTCTCGTCGATCGCCTCGGCCGCGACATCCGCGGGCGACGGCGTAATCTCGACCTGGGCCGTGGCCAGGCCCGCGGCCATGATTACGGCCAGGATGATTATAATCATGCGCGTCTTGGTCATCTGATCCTCGTTGCGATGATGCTCTACAAGCTGGGTGCGTCGCAGCCCAATCGGATATCCCACAATTGCAGCTTCGTGCTACCGGGACGGGCGTGGCGAGTGCAGAAATCTATCATAAAATCCATCGTCGTTCCATGCTGCGATACATAGTGTCACGCAACGTTAAAACGAGCATTTGACCCCGAGAAACGGCAGGAACGGCAGGTCGAACAAGGTCATGCGCGTGGGCTTTTCCAGCTCGCTTTGCTCGGTATAAAAGTAGTCGTAAACATTGTGCGCGTTGTACACGTTGTAGATCTCGATGAACGTGCCGATGGTCACGCGTTTGCGGATCTTCCAATCTTTTTGCACCCGCACGTTGAGCTGGCTCTTCCACGGAAAGCGCGCGGAGTTGATCTCGCCGCTGACCGGAACCCAGGCGCGAAACGGTGTGCCCTCGCCCACCATTTGCCAGTCGTCGATCGGCGTGTAGGGCTTGCCCGAGGCCGCGCTGAAGTCGAGGCTGAAGGTCCAGCCGCGATCGGGCCAAGGCGTGTAGTTGCCCACGGCGTTGATCGTGTGGCGCTGGTCCTGCAGCGGATGATACCAGCCGATGTCGTCGTCCAGGCCGGAGATGCGATCGACCCAGCCCAGGGTGTAGGCCAGCCAGCCGTCCCAGCGTCCGCTGAGCTTCTTTTGCACGAACAGCTCGATGCCGTAAGCGCGTCCGCGTCCGGAGTTGTAGTAATGCAGATCTTTGGTCGGATCGGCGAACTGCACCTCAACGCCGCCCAGGTCGATGGTGGTCCAGTCGATGTCCTGGAACACCAGGTCGTACAGATCTTTGTAGTACAGCTCGACGCGGGCCATCGAGTTCTCGGTAAGCGCCTGCTCGTAGCCCAGCACGTAGTGCACGCTCTTTTCCGAGAGCAGGTCGGGATTACCGTAGACCTCGTCCACGGCCAGCACGTTCATCGGCATTGAATGGTACAGGCCCCACGATGCCTTGAGCACCGAGCCCTCGGCGATGTTCAACGCCGTGGACGCGCGTGGGCTGTAGTGCCAGGCGGGATTGGCGTCGTTGTCGAAGTAGTCGGCACGCATACCTACGTCAAGGCGCAGCCGGTCGGGCACGATCGTCCATTCGTTGGTCAGGTAGGGGCCGACCAGGAAGTACGGCTTGGATTGCTCAAAGGGAATGCGGAAGAAGTCGGCCTCGTCGCCGGTGTTGGCGCCGGAGACCCACTCCTCGATCTTGAGCAGGCTGTCGACCTGGAACTCGAGCCAGGCGCCGTCAACGCCGAGCTTGAGCGTCTCCTGCGGATGCAGTTCCAAGGTCAGATCCTCACGAAACGTGGAGACGTTGATCTGGGCCTGGACCCAGATCGGGTCGGTGCCGCTGATCGAGGCGTCGGTGTTCTGTATCTGGTAGGCCAGGCCGCTGTCGAGCAAAACCTTGGGGCTCACCGCCCAGCCCCAGTCCAGGCCGAAGATCTGCTGGATGTTCTGGTACAGCGCGTCGCCCTCGTCCACGGAGCTGGCGTTCTCCTCGTCCATGTCGTCGAGCTTGGCCTCGGCGCCGTCTTCGGAGCGCAGGGCCCAGGCGCGGATTACGTGATCGGCCCCGGGCTGGAAGGTCATCTTGGCGTAGTAGTCCGAGAAGTACGGCACCGGGATGTTGCTGGCGCCCAGCGCGTTGATCAGCCAGTCGTAGTAGGAGCGCCGTGCCGAGACCAGCCAGGTAACCTTGTCGGTGAACAGCGGACCGCCTACGTGGCCGTAGGCCGAGAGCATGCTGGCGGTGACCGAGCCCTCGACCTGCTCGGAGTTGCCGTCGATGTAAGTCACGTCGAGGATCGAGCCGGTGGCCAGCGGGTACTGCGCGGGGAAGCCGCCGGAGTAGAACGTGAACTGATCGACCAGGTCGGTGTTGATCACCGAGAGGCCCGCGCCGAAGTGGTAGGGGTTGATCAGGAACACCCGGTCCAGGACGATGATGTTCTCCCAGTTGTCCGCGCCGCGCACGTACATGTCGGCGGTGAACTGCGAGTTGCGCACCACGCCTGGCAGCGCCTGCACAGCCTTGGCCACGTCCTCGAACATCCCGGCCTGCTTCTCCACCGCCTCGCGGGTGAAGGTCGTGGCGCTGGTCTGGGGGGTCTCGTCGATCACCTCGCGCTTTTCGGTGACCACCACTTCCTCGACCAAGGTTTCGGTGGCCAGCAGCAGCACGAAGTCGATCCGCGCATCGCCGCCGTCGCTGAGGTTGACCTTGCGCTGGGCCGTGCTGTAACCCGCAGCCCCGGCCTCGAGTGTATAGGAGCCGGCGGGCACGCCCTCGAAAGCGAAGGCGCCGGTGGGACCGGCACGCGCCACCCGACCGAGCTCGACCAGCCGAATCCGGGCGCCGGCCAGCGGCGTATCGGTTATCTCGCCGATCACTTTGCCCACGATCCGGCCCGCGGCCAGGGCCGAGGCCGGACACAGCAGCAGCAGCAGGCCCAAGACCATCGCTAGTTTGCAAAACCGGCTCGGTTGTCTCATAAATCACCTTTAGCCCGGGTTCGTTACCCTGGAACGGAACGCTGATTATAGCTGCTGAACAGCAAGAAGGTAATAGCGAGAGTAGGCACAGGAGGCAACCATGCCCAGCATGCTGATCAGAAGCGCTGATATCTACCTCCGGCCGCTGAGGGTCACGGATCTGGACCAGGCGATGGAGGCGATCGGCGAGAGCGAGGAAGACCTGCGGCCGGTGATGTACTGGGTCGAGGGGCTGACCCCGGAGCGGGAGTTGGCCCACATCCACGAATTCCAAATCAAACGCCGCCTGGGCATGGAGTACGCCTTTGGCGTGTTCCGCACCGCGGATCGCAAGCTGCTGGGTACGGTGGGCGTACACAACGTCAGCCGTATGCACCGCCGCGGCGAACTCGGATATTGGGTGCGCAGCAGCTTTCATGGTCAGGGAATCGCCCGCGCGGCATCGGCGTTGATGTTGCTGTTCGCCGTAGACGAGCTGGGCCTGCTCTCGGTTTTCGTCCGCACCGCAACCTTCAACCGCATATCGCTGCGGCTGATCAAAGGGCTGGGATTCAGACGTGTGGGAATAATGCGGCGCGACCTGATCGTCCAGGGCGAGCCGCAGGATACGATCTACTTCGACATGCTCGCCGAGCAGATCGAGCAGCAGCGCGACCAGTTGCTCAAAATGGCGCAGATCAAGCTGCCCGCATATCTCTAGCCCGGATCGCGCAAATTCTCCTGTAATGAACCGAAAACCCCATCGGCGCAGCCGCGAACCTCGCGGCAACCGGCCGACCAAGCCTCATCAATCGCCGACGCCAAAATAGCCAACCACGCGTCCCGTGTTAGAATTACGGACTGAGGAGGAGCGATGAAAATCAAGACCACCATGCTGATCTGGCTGATTGTTGTGATCGCCGCCGCGCTGGTGATCAGCTGCGGTATCGACGGCGAAAACGCCACGGTCAACGGCGGAGGCGGCGGCGATTTCGACGACGACGTGGACGACGATGATGACGACGACGACGACGATGACGATGATGACGACGACGAGCCCAAACAGGTGCTGGTGGTCTATTTCAACCAACAGAGCACGGCCATGGACTGGGGCGGCGCCGCGGTATCAGCGGGCAACTTCGAGTACCAATTGATGCTCCAAAGCGAAGTCGTTGACGCAGACCTCTCGGACTACTCGCTGATAATCGTCACCTACGATACCTATTGGCCGCGGCAGGACGCGGTGAACAACATTGGGGACAGCGAGCTGCCGACAATCTGTGTACACGAGGGCGGCGGCCTGCTGTTGGGCTATATGGGCAAGTACCTCAACTATACCCATGCCACGTTCTGGGACTACGAGGACTCGGTGACCGGCATCAATTGCAGCCTGGATTATTGGAACGTGCCCAACGAGTTTAACGACTGCGGCGACACGGACTACGTGTTCTACGACTCGGACAACTCGCAGATGAACTACAGCTACAGCAGCCTGCCCACGGACGTCAAAGCGCTGGCGCTCAACGACCGGGACAACGAGCGCGTGGCCGTGGCGCTGGAGGAAAACCGCTACCTGCTGTGGGGATTCCAGGACAGCCCGGCCGAGATGACCCAGGAGGGCCGCGACTTTCTGCAAAACGTGATCGTCAACCTCGCCGGAGACTAATGCGCGCCAAGCGCATTTTCGGGCCCCTGCTCAAGCAGGGGCTTCCCGCGCTGATCACGGCGCTGATTCTCTATGCGCTGTATCGCTCGATCGACGATCCGCAACAGTTACTGCACACCATCGGCGCGGCTGATCCGCGCTTCGTGCTGGCGGGCGTGGGCCTGGTGCTGCTCAACAACCTGCTGGCCTCGGCCTGGCAGCATCAGACCCTGGCGCACGCGCTCAAAATCCCGCTGACGCTCGGCGAATCCTCGCTGATTAAATTGGTCTCCTACCCGTTGCGCGTGGTGCTGCTCAAGGCGGGCGATCTCAACCGCGCGGTCTTTTACCAGCGGATTTACGGCGCCGAACTGAGCCTGGGCGTGGCGGCCACAGTGCTTGTCCCGCTGCTCAACCTCTACCTGCTGATGATCGCCTGCCTGATCGGCATCGCGCTCTCGGGCCTCGATCCATACAACCTGCGGCTGTTGCTGCTGGTGCTGATCGTGATCTCGCCGCCTTTGGCGATCTTCGGACTGCGGCGCG
This genomic interval carries:
- a CDS encoding sulfite exporter TauE/SafE family protein translates to MQPALIMLFFFVFLANITETVAGFGGSIVAITFGAHYYPVAQLVPVFIPINVLLSAYIVVRYRRHIRRDELIKRTLPVTALGIICGFALFATWHDDRLKPLYGLFVICLSVFQVLRLARDKQALQRPIGKWTAIIWLFSGGLLQGLFSCGGPLVVFCTTRTLPDKLEFRSTMSTLWLILNSILVVSHLALGTINLETLKLSATMLPALAIGVVAGDWLHHRISQHNFRLATYILLCVAGFVLLFGS
- a CDS encoding acetyl-CoA C-acetyltransferase; amino-acid sequence: MRDVVIVNGARTAVGTFGGSLKGVKVTDLGTLVIKEALKRSGLKPALTDTLKGFRPDVFGDFEKTEHQAKFFDYDQGAQPVYVDEVIMGNVLQAGQGQNTGRQAMIRAGLPEETSAITVNKVCASGMKAIAIGAQSIACGDADVIIAGGMENMSQVPYALPKARWGYRMDMPNGELTDLMVFDGLYEIFYGYHMGLTAENIAESYGITRLEQDELGAMSHQRARAAISEGRVAAEIVPVVMPQRRGDPIVFEIDERPMDTTVEKMGKLRTVFKKDGTVTAGNASGINDASAAVLLMSADKASELGLEPLAKVKAWASGGVDPAYMGLGPIPATRKLMHKIGAQIGDFDLIELNEAFASQAIACIRELGVDMDKTNLNGSGISIGHPIGCTGARIVYTLAMQLKAADKNLGLASLCIGGGQGMSMVLER
- a CDS encoding energy transducer TonB, which encodes MRIEPEPPRRPWIFRAALIGSLLVHGLLLAGFVAIGDEPSKESYVVDLMVTAPEPTPEPVAPEPTPPPAVPTPRPTPTTLPPPNEQVDEPPPEEPPKPVFGVTDDSVTDGDSSVAVRVGNTLMKDMEDEFTDPNDVHGYAGLPPGIHEATELDHPPKPTRMIKPTYPTLARRAGKEGRVILRILITSEGKVQQVQVVQGPGGNFGFEDSAVAAVRKWRYEKPTINGHAVDCWATLPIRFTLEN
- a CDS encoding biopolymer transporter ExbD, with protein sequence MAGNHRDSEESITNINVTPLVDITLVLLIIFMVTATFIVSPSIKVELPKAVTAESSDPQTFSIVATAEGDLFLNGAPTDEAQIVDYIKQRLVNSPDLQVVISADKMVYHGNVVHLIDLVRQHGVRKFALNVESDVPAEPDQSAGDDED
- a CDS encoding MotA/TolQ/ExbB proton channel family protein — encoded protein: MGYPIGLRRTQLVEHHRNEDQMTKTRMIIIILAVIMAAGLATAQVEITPSPADVAAEAIDETQTEAQTVAEGAGDQTQAEPIPTAEPSPAVAEPTPGELGMTGRNGIERRLISVSMAGARALLYVLFLMSFLSVFVTIEKYVQYRRENPLGPGFRAKLVGLLQAGDVKSALAAVTDVRGVNAALIREGLQNFDEGPGTIEEVIEGRLILERSRLERRLIILGTIGNNAPFVGLLGTVMGIIKAFHDLSIATSQGPQTVMAGISEALIATAVGLFVAIPAVIVYNWLKGRARLLLDEAEANAKIVLAYAKRAHGK
- a CDS encoding TonB-dependent receptor translates to MRQPSRFCKLAMVLGLLLLLCPASALAAGRIVGKVIGEITDTPLAGARIRLVELGRVARAGPTGAFAFEGVPAGSYTLEAGAAGYSTAQRKVNLSDGGDARIDFVLLLATETLVEEVVVTEKREVIDETPQTSATTFTREAVEKQAGMFEDVAKAVQALPGVVRNSQFTADMYVRGADNWENIIVLDRVFLINPYHFGAGLSVINTDLVDQFTFYSGGFPAQYPLATGSILDVTYIDGNSEQVEGSVTASMLSAYGHVGGPLFTDKVTWLVSARRSYYDWLINALGASNIPVPYFSDYYAKMTFQPGADHVIRAWALRSEDGAEAKLDDMDEENASSVDEGDALYQNIQQIFGLDWGWAVSPKVLLDSGLAYQIQNTDASISGTDPIWVQAQINVSTFREDLTLELHPQETLKLGVDGAWLEFQVDSLLKIEEWVSGANTGDEADFFRIPFEQSKPYFLVGPYLTNEWTIVPDRLRLDVGMRADYFDNDANPAWHYSPRASTALNIAEGSVLKASWGLYHSMPMNVLAVDEVYGNPDLLSEKSVHYVLGYEQALTENSMARVELYYKDLYDLVFQDIDWTTIDLGGVEVQFADPTKDLHYYNSGRGRAYGIELFVQKKLSGRWDGWLAYTLGWVDRISGLDDDIGWYHPLQDQRHTINAVGNYTPWPDRGWTFSLDFSAASGKPYTPIDDWQMVGEGTPFRAWVPVSGEINSARFPWKSQLNVRVQKDWKIRKRVTIGTFIEIYNVYNAHNVYDYFYTEQSELEKPTRMTLFDLPFLPFLGVKCSF
- a CDS encoding GNAT family protein, producing the protein MPSMLIRSADIYLRPLRVTDLDQAMEAIGESEEDLRPVMYWVEGLTPERELAHIHEFQIKRRLGMEYAFGVFRTADRKLLGTVGVHNVSRMHRRGELGYWVRSSFHGQGIARAASALMLLFAVDELGLLSVFVRTATFNRISLRLIKGLGFRRVGIMRRDLIVQGEPQDTIYFDMLAEQIEQQRDQLLKMAQIKLPAYL
- a CDS encoding lysylphosphatidylglycerol synthase domain-containing protein, producing the protein MRAKRIFGPLLKQGLPALITALILYALYRSIDDPQQLLHTIGAADPRFVLAGVGLVLLNNLLASAWQHQTLAHALKIPLTLGESSLIKLVSYPLRVVLLKAGDLNRAVFYQRIYGAELSLGVAATVLVPLLNLYLLMIACLIGIALSGLDPYNLRLLLLVLIVISPPLAIFGLRRVHGLAHGEGRIAALCANLSRFSGLPLRLWALLVVQTVLCLMLQVGVLNMFLCAVGVHVPLATLLWVLPMIQVISNLPITLLGIGAREWVMITLLTAFGPRESLLAAGLLSSTLDRVLLALLGLPALAPFVRRLRR